In one window of Camelina sativa cultivar DH55 chromosome 15, Cs, whole genome shotgun sequence DNA:
- the LOC104746936 gene encoding protein KRI1 homolog, translating into MMRPPIPKAIPDDDDGDCSQIKGFEVDDEYGKRLLHNKNREDLQRLEEMKKRGLIVDEEDEEDNEPESEPDDDLDNPESDLRFVDVLLKVKNKDPSIMDKNAKFYESDEKEKKKKKKKEKKKKKMYLKDVQAQHLLEEGPEFVEEDEEREKVTTYAERQRELRKAVTDALETGEDESDDDDDLFRVVEKEGDDDVEVNEELAKKMDEYFGEKAEDFENQFLKDYLVKQLWKEKEEIVVDEAELDKLDEDEEAVWDQEDYENHYRHQENAGEIIISQSRVVDGSVRKKDSARKSQRKNKEERMKMAEIERKEELKRLKNVKKKEMKEKMKKVLSVAGFKDGEECPLNAKAFDDEFDPEEYDKVMKAAFDDDYYGAEDSDLNSDEDDDGEKPDFDKEDDLLGLPKDWDVIQGGDGFVAAREKVLKQKEKVIDDDEEEEVEVEEEEEVAEEKEADGKRKRKQNTSLVQRAKEALMEEYYKLDYEDTIGDLKTRFKYAKVQPNSYQLGTEEILTLDDTDLNQYVPLKKMAPYVEKDWEVNKHKVKEQKLKIQQLWEGKHNEKRSSKKRKKNEVAETKQTAETKPTQKVDEEGEAETKLSRKAKRRRLKAEKKLPPNRMVAYGKE; encoded by the coding sequence ATGATGCGGCCGCCGATTCCGAAAGCGATACCAGATGACGACGACGGCGACTGTTCACAGATCAAAGGCTTCGAGGTCGATGATGAGTACGGCAAGAGGTTGTTGCACAACAAGAATCGCGAGGATCTGCAGCGACtcgaggagatgaagaagagaggtcTCATCGTggatgaggaagatgaggaagatAATGAGCCAGAATCTGAGCCTGATGATGATCTTGATAATCCAGAAAGCGATCTCAGATTCGTTGATGTGTTGCTTAAGGTAAAGAATAAGGATCCTTCGATTATGGACAAAAATGCTAAGTTCTATGAGTCtgatgagaaggagaagaagaagaagaagaagaaggaaaagaagaagaagaagatgtatcTGAAAGATGTTCAGGCACAGCATTTGCTTGAGGAAGGTCCTGAGTTTGTTGAGGAAGATGAGGAGAGGGAGAAGGTGACGACTTACGCTGAGCGGCAGAGAGAATTGAGGAAGGCTGTAACCGATGCTTTGGAAACTGGAGAGgacgagagtgatgatgatgatgatctgttTAGAGTTGTagagaaggaaggagatgatgatgttgagGTTAATGAGGAGTTGGCTAAGAAAATGGATGAGtattttggtgaaaaagctGAGGATTTTGAGAACCAGTTTTTGAAAGATTACTTGGTGAAACAGCTGTGGAAGGAGAAAGAGGAGATTGTAGTAGACGAGGCGGAGTTGGATAAGTTGGATGAAGACGAGGAAGCTGTTTGGGATCAAGAGGATTATGAGAATCACTACAGGCACCAAGAGAATGCTGGGGAGATAATTATAAGTCAGTCTAGGGTTGTGGATGGGTCGGTGAGGAAGAAGGATAGTGCTAGGAAGTCACAGAGGAAGAATAAAGAGGAGAGGATGAAGATGGCTGAGATTGAGAGGAAAGAGGAGTTGAAGCGGCTTAAGAAtgttaagaagaaggagatgaaggagaagatgaagaaagtgCTTTCTGTTGCTGGTTTTAAGGATGGAGAAGAATGTCCGCTTAATGCTAAAGCttttgatgatgaatttgatcCGGAGGAGTATGATAAGGTGATGAAAGCTGCTTTTGATGACGATTATTATGGTGCTGAGGATTCAGATTTGAACagtgatgaggatgatgatggagaGAAACCAGATTTTGATAAGGAAGATGACTTGCTTGGACTTCCCAAAGATTGGGATGTGATTCAGGGTGGGGATGGTTTTGTAGCCGCTAGAGAAAAGGTTCTGAAGCAAAAGGAGAAggttattgatgatgatgaagaagaagaagtagaagtagaagaggaggaggaggtagcGGAGGAGAAGGAGGCAGATggtaagaggaagagaaagcagaATACGTCTCTAGTACAAAGAGCGAAAGAAGCTTTGATGGAGGAGTACTACAAGCTAGACTATGAGGATACAATTGGAGATTTGAAGACAAGGTTTAAGTATGCGAAAGTACAGCCTAACAGTTATCAACTGGGGACAGAAGAGATACTCACCTTGGATGACACAGATCTGAACCAGTATGTACCATTGAagaagatggctccttatgtgGAAAAGGATTGGGAGGTGAACAAACATAAGGTCAAGGAGCAGAAACTTAAGATCCAGCAGTTGTGGGAGGGTAAACACAATGAGAAGAGAAGcagcaagaagaggaagaagaatgagGTTGCTGAGACTAAACAGACTGCTGAGACGAAACCAACACAGAAAGTAGATGAGGAAGGCGAAGCTGAGACGAAGCTATCGAGAAAGGCGAAGAGAAGAAGGCTCAAAGCAGAGAAGAAGCTTCCTCCTAACAGAATGGTTGCTTATGGCAAGgaataa